atagaggtatcaagctgctaagccatactatgaaagtgtgggaaagggtggtggagatgagggtgaggagacgCGTGTCTATTTCAAAGAACCAGTTCGAATTCAtgtcgggacgctcaactacagaagccatccatcttgtgaggagactggtggagcagtatagggagaggaagagggatttacacatggtattcatcgacctagaaaaggcttacgacaaagttccaagagagatcctatggagatgtttggaggctaaaggcgcacatgtggcgtacattagagtgatcaaggacatgtatgagggagccaaaaccagggtaaggacagtaggaggggactcagagcacttcccagttgtgatggggttgcatcaaggatcagctcttagtccgtttttatttgccttggtgatggatggattgacgcgacaaattcaaggtgaggtgccatggtgtatgcttttcgcggatgacatagttctgatcgacgagactcgtagcggagttaacgctaagctggagggttggagacataccttggagtctaaagggtttaagctgagtaggaccaagacatagtacttggagtgcaagttcagtgaagcacctcaagaggatggcgtggaagttaggcttagtacccaggccatccagaagaaaagtagtttcaagtatcttggatctatcatgcaaggcagcggggagattgacgatgatgtcacacatcgtattagggcagggtggatgaaatagaggctcgcttccggagtgctatgtgacaagaaggtgccaccacaacttaagggcaagttttacaaagtggtggttagaccgactatgttgtatagggcggagtgttggccagttaagatctctcacgttcaaaagatgaaagttgccgagatgagaatgttgagatggatgtgtgggcacaccaggagtgacaggattaggaatgaggctattcgggacaaggtgggagtggcctcggtggaagacaagatgcgagaagcgagactgaaatggtttgggcatgtgaagaggagagacacggattccccagtgcggaggtgtaagaggttggccatggatggtttcagaagaggtaggggtaggccgaagaaatattggggagaggtgattagacaagacatggTGCAGTTACAGCTtagcgaggacatgaccttagataggagggtttggaggactcacattagggtagaaggctagtagatagtctcgttatcctttcttattagtaggcgcattatcgcagtataatttcttgtgctatgatttctgctattatctgttatttcctgtactttgattattctattttatctgtgtcgctttcgttatttgcatttccatattgctttgaatttcttagcattatctgacctctttttatgttttttattgagccgagggtcttttggaaatagtcgtcctaccttggtaggagtaaggtctgcgtacactctaccctccccaaaccccacgttgtgggatttcactgggttgttgttgttgttgttgtataagtgaaaaataaacagcaTGCAATGTGAATTAACAAGTAAATGGTACTAAAGTAAATAACttaaatataacctaaattcaaaagccaaaaaaaaaaaaaaattaacataatactcttatgtcaaattccaacattacataagtaagttccaacgtaacttaagtaaataattcaaaaaaaagggaaaatataagtctgtAACCTCATTCAAACGAAAATCTATTTTAATAGTGTCActcgttatatgccaagtttgttagTGACTCaatctttccaatattaagaggcgtagtttcaaaaattagaataataacacggttatgctaaatgaatagaataaaaaaatacgagcaattacatggaactaCAAGAAGTAAAAGTTGagaatgagaagaaagaaaatgaaaaataaataatataaaaagaaatatacattttaaaaaataaaaataattaaaaagtaaaactaaaaaagaaattaaaataattgaaataaaatataaaataaaaataaaaagaaattaaaataatagaaataaaaaataaattaaaaaaaaagaaactaaaaTAAAACGAAAAAGTAATcatgtaattacacccaattctcaaacCCCTCTTGaaaattggagagtgtaattatacCCAATTTTCACTTAACTTTGTAATTACTTGACCAAATAAATAGGtaaaactgtgtaattacactcattTTCAATTACTTGGGTGACTTTCCAAATAGGCACTAAAAGTTAAATATTTATCTTTATACTGCATGCAAGACCCATTATTCTCTTCAGGATCAAAGGtactgtatttaaaaaaaaaaaaaattgccagtaTGGATTCTTTGTGGTAAAAGGAGGGAGGCAGTGTGTTGGGGGGTTttgttgggggtgggggggggggtggtgaaCGGTCACATGGGGGATTTTATCGAAGAGACAAAAGGGGAGCTGAGACTTGGGAAGCCACGTGTGGTAGGACAACACATCAGGCTACTTGGCAGTTGGCACATGAGATGTTACCGCAAATTGGAGTTTGGTTTTTCTCccttgttttctcttcttttggGGTTTTTGACTTTCATGTTTAATATATATTTTGAGGTTCCATTAATCTAAATTCACATTAGAAAATTTCACTTTAAAGATAAATCATTACTTATAAAAAATGATTTCATTCTCAAAGGTCGATCCGAAATCTCTTATTGAAAAATAGTAAGGTACCAATATTTACACACAACCACAATACTTAGTGGTCTCTTTTTACTTTTAGTTTTTGGTGGTGTGCAATGTATGCATGAGAAGTAGTGAGGGTAGTGGCGGATATTAAAAGCAATCCAAGTTTCCATAAAAACTTTAGCTttgtgtttccttaagatttgcGAAGTTTGTACTCTTCGCGTGGAAACCCCGTGGAGTCTACTCTGCATTGGCATTGCCCTGGAGATCCAAAAGACACCATAACATTTTCTCcatttatttttacttgtccactatttcaAAAACACAATTTCACTTTCATGTATCACTTTTAGCAcgtcaagaaaaaaaatataagattttttaatgttttacccttaacattaattactaaTTGTCCAAATCATTTCTCAAGACTtaagactacaacaacaacatacccagttgaatcccacaatgtggagtctgggaagggtaaagtgtacgtagaccttacccccaccttggaaggtagatTTCTCAAGACTTAAGACTAAATATCAATTAATATTTTGTAGtaaaatattcatatcaattattatttcttaaaagATGTGCAAAGTCCAAactggacaaataaaagtgaaatggAAAAAAATCCTTCTGTTTTATTCTTATTACTACTATGTGATTTATCTTTTATCACATTGTTCATCATTTGAGTATAATGAAGCAACTGAGGTTTTGAATAGCTGGATTCAATCATGAACTCGTACGTTCGGCAAAATCTAATATTTCGAAATCAAATTTTATATATGTTCGAAAATATAAATAGAGTTAGATGTATATACTTTACTGAGTAATTTAAGTATGGGCATGGAGTACTACTTTGTCATGTTGATAAGAGAAATTCAAACTTGATACATAGTTTATGTGCATGAATCTTCGCCAATAACTTGTATTTGTTCACTATCCTCTATACGAAACAACATCCTATTTAATGTTGGATACTTGATGGGTACTAAAAGAAATAACTTAAATGTTACACAGccaaaatgaaaaataataatattacgTGTCGAATTATAAGTCAAAAAGTATTTTGACTGTATGACAAATTCATGCATGTCGACTTGTTAAGTGTAGTGAGTCACATTTACACTACCTAAAGCAACAATGTTTCCTAAGTTCATGCATAATCAATCCTAAGTTCATGCATAATCAACATTAATGGATAACGAAATTAAAGTTACTGTCGCATAAAGCAATAGTACCTAGTTTCACACAAATAATTAGGGCCACACAAATCACCTACTAGCTTAATTGTAAATTTTAATTAAATCCAATCTTTTTCCTCACAAATTCAAATggtgtcctttttttttttttttttttcttttgttattgCGCAAAGACAAGATTAAATCGAGCAACATGATCAGTGAGAATCCATACGATCGACTCCAATTTACTTGTAATATGCGTAGTTTTTCAAAGTTTCGAGATATTTTACTCAACTCAGAGAGGTATAAAAGGATAACGTGGTGCACTAAGCTCCTGCTATGCGCAGGGTCCAGGGAAGAGTCAGACCACAAGGGTTTATTGTAgcagtcttaccttgcattttTGCAAGAGACTGTTTCCACGGCTCAAACTCGTGACTTCCTGGTTACAtgacaacaactttaccagttacgccataACTTCCCTTCAACTCAAAGAAGTATAGTTCAACAAAATTAAAGGACTGAAATTAACCAAGGTAAGTATTGTGGATTAAGATTCAAACAAAAATAGTCTAATTCTTTCTACTAACTACTAAAGTACTCATATAAAACAATTTGGAAACGGACTAAGGTATTATAAGCGAGGTGCTAATCCCCGCTGAGTAAAAGTAACTCTACTTTTATCTAACAGAAGTATTATGGCGCATTTTCCAACAAATAGCTTCCACGTCTAATTTCGTGTTCTTGCGACAACTTTTCCAAGTTGAAGCTACACTTTAGACGATGCTAAGAATGTCTTTTATAATTGTTTTTGTCGTCATTCCTTTCTATTTTAAATTTTCTGGAACTCTACGCAAGCAATAGCTTGTATACTGTGGAAGAACGACTTAACTAAGTTGAGCAGCCAAATGTCAAACATATTCCCTCTTGCGTACGATATAAAGTCTTTTTGCATTTTGGTGTGAATTTCACTGACTTTTGTATGTTATCcgaattttttattatttttttttaattaaataaggATCGGGGAACGAAAAGGAATAAAGGAATAACGAAAATCGAAATCACACCTATTGTGTGAGAAACTCTTATCGATGACTGTGTTTCAAGTTGATTGATTCATATGTAATGTAAAACTTAATTACCTGCAGTTGATTCTTAAACCTTAGTGAATCAAACATAAACTAAAAATAATGTGGAAATTAATTTTTATAGGAATTGAAGCGGGGCATAGAGAGTATTGAGCACTCCGGACCCAAACTTAAAGGAGCGTTCTCTCCCTCTTCTGAACTCATAAAGAGGTTTGGCATGAATTGGGCCAAAACGTCCATTCGAGGATCAGGAAATTACACCCATTGATGAGTGGTCTTGAATTTTTGACTCTCGCTTGCCCCATTAACAAACATTCAAAATTAAAAGTTAAGACTTGTTAAACTTTGAAGTTTATCCATGGAGCATGGGGGATCAGATAGTCAAGAccatcacatttatggttattcTTGTAAATCATCCTTCGAGAACATCCGATGAAAAACATTGGGCCCAAACACTTAAGACATGCAGAAGAGGACATTTTATTGTTTTATTTGAAAACGGGTAGTAGTAATAAACTTGTTGTGCGATGTTGAAAGAAAACGGGTAGTAGTAATAAACTTGTTGTGcgatgttgaaagaaaaacttGCGGTGTGATcactatgaaaaaaaaaaaaaaaaaaagaacagtaAAATATGATGAAAAACTGCATAGAGCTTATATGAAAGTCAATCGAGTGCAATAATAAAAGCGTTATCCCGTAGATGCTAAGGATATAGCAAATATTATACTTAATTGAGATGCAATTAGTCCAAAGATAATCAATCCCATAATATTTAATCAGTCAACCAAAGGTTTGTAATGTCGGGACGATTAATGGGATACTAAGCAAAACGATAGTCCCAAGTCAAGAAAAAAATGCAAGCCTGCAATTAAATACTGGCCATTAATTCAAATGGGGAAAAAAATGTCATTTAGTTGAAGCAATCCAAATCATACGAAACAAAATAGTCTCCAGAGAAATGAAAGATGCAATTTCCACTTGAGGAAACAACTTTATCACTGCAAAGAGCCATTGTGAGAGTTGTCACTGGTAGTCTCTGATAGCATTGGATCTTATTGATGAGCCATGAGGAAAATTTGCTATTTCTGGAAACTCGACACTCGATGTTGGTGCCACCTGCATATGTAAGTTTAAGGTAAAATTTACTAGAGATTAcaagtgtgtttggtatgacgaaTCATATTGGAGaaacaattttttattttgtgtTTGATTGTCAAAAATATTTTCAGGAAAAACATTTCCAGCAAAAAGGGGATAATGAGTTCCCTCACTTTTGGACACAAGTTATTTCCTTTCATAATTATTTTCAATATTTAATAAATATGAAGGAAATAATATCAGTCACCTATGTGGGTCAACccaaaaaataaaacaaagtttttttttttaaaaaaaaaaaaggaagaaaaaggcaCACTGAGAATAGATGTGTCATTTAAACAAGAAGTGTCTTGTTTAAATAGAACTTTTATTCCTCTTCACCGTAACTTTTCTTTAGTGAAAACACAACAAATATATATTTCTTTCCCTAGAATTCTTTGTGAATGATTCGTAGGAATAACCAAAGTGATCTTCTTCAAAGCGTTCGAATAATGTTATGTAACTAAAGTATGATTATAGACGCTAAGTTTATGCAGTGTAATTCATGTTTTGGTCATGTGATTGCATTGTCGACTAGTGAAACAAATAAATGAATCTTGAGAAAATTGTGTATTCTTAGATTGATTTTCCTTCAAATTACTTTTTctggaaaaatatattttttactcAAATCATATACGCCAAAAAAAGTATTTATCAATAATTAACTTATGTGATACTAAACACACACATTGAATAAATAAATTTGTGAGATAAGCAAAGTTAGATAGAAGCACTAACCTGATCACCAGAGTAAACTTGATCAAATTCACTGTCTTGGTCACTAGGTAGGTTATCACTTGGAAGTTTAAGATTTTGGAAGAGATAATCCATATTATTGTAATCGAAATACACATCATAGTTTTCATTCTTCCTTGAATCACCTCCTTCCATATCACTCGGATATGATGCCGCAAAAATATTGCTAGGATCAGACATGTTTTGTTCACCCATATATTGCTGGAAATTAGCATTGGTTACTCCTAATCCATTAATAATAGTCGCATTTCCAACATCTGTATCAGATATCATTGCACTATTTGAATATGTTTTTACATTGTACCCATTGACATTCAACTTATAGTCATTTTGAGCATGATAATATCCATCATTAAACACTAGCCCAGGCCTATAATTAGTGCTCCCATTAATTGGGCCTTGTAGTCCTTGTGGTCCCAACATTTCAAATAATgggctatgttgttgttgttgtagcccacAGCCAACATTATTTTGTGCCGACAAAAATGGGTTATTGAATGGACTGTCAATGCTAAGGTAGGTGGGTCCAACATTAAGTTGTGGGTGATAAACCAGCTGTTGAATTGAACTCTCTCCTCTTTCAaaaatgttgttgatgttgtgtgGTTGAAATGGAAACTTTGGAACTCTTCGGATTTCTAGGCagcattgttgttgttgttgttgcggatTTGTAACATTTGTTTTAAGACGAGCCATTGTCCCAAATCTTCTAAGTCTACTTATTTGTTTAGAACCACTTGAAGATCTCTGACCTGATGGGTGACGAATAGATTTTCGCTTTTTTGGAACTCTCCAATTGTCGTTACGACATTTCTGgaagtaaaaaaaaatgaaaggagaGTTGAACTAAATAAGAAGTTCTTTATCCAAAAAATACGAACTACGGTTGAACATAATTAAAATAAAGATTATATATTTAAATCTTCTAATATGATTTTTGATAGGAATAGACTGGTTCAAAAAGAAAGGAGATAGAGGTTGTAGGAGGATCATCTGTAGCACTTGAAATGAACTTCAAGTTAAGATATATCATGAGCTATACGGAAATAGATCAAATATTATGTTTCCTTCACCCAAGAAAATTATTTTTAGTTTACATAAACCATCAACCATGTATACTTCATAGTTAAAAAGATAACAAAAACTTACTTCAACGTATAGATAATAACATGGAGATAGATATATAACTGTGATATTCTAAAAATAATTGGGTATATTCATCATATGTATTCATTGTGAGTTGAGTGTCTTTACTACCATGAAAgtcattttaaaagaaaaatatttttgtgtTTGATAATCGGCGAACGGTAAATATCTTTAGACAAAATATaaaataaggattgataataaTATTTAGTATTTTAAAAAATTTGAGTATTACATATTGATAATAATGTCTAAAAGTTTATTGGCTAAATAAAGTGATATAAAATCAAACTTGCGACAGttgtattaaaaatgatttctTCTTATAACTAATGAAGGAAAATCTTTTCGAGAAAAACACTTTATAGTAACAAGAAAATGACTTCCTTATAAGTAAAATTTTTGGAAATGACTTCACTCATATCAAAATACGCACAAATAATATAAAGTTTACCACTTAGAATTTTTTTGGAAAGTACCTGAAGATGGCTAGCAACTTGCATTCTGGTAAGACCAGGCACATTCATCATCTCAAGAATCTCTTTCGGGTAACAACCTACATGTTATTTCCATACTAATATTATAAATTTACTTAAATTTAATATCTCTTGATTAAGCCGAGTTACATACAATTAAATACAATAGTTATTTTGCCTTAATTCTAAGCAAGTTTATGACCATTAACAGTATAAATTTTCACTGTTCATGTTGCTCGATATAATAAATAGTCGAAAAATTTAATTAATCGTGAAGTAAACTTACTTCCTTCACCAAGTTGTTGCACGgctttcatgaatttggtgtgaaGATCCACAGTCCATTCTATGCGAAGCTTCTGCCTAACGCTTTTATTAATGGCACTCCTCTGTCTTTCTCCTTCATTTATCTCTTTTGTGCTTTTTCTATTTCTTTTCCTCCCTAGCTTGTATTTCCCATTGGATACCACATCATTTTCAGCCTCAATATTATTGCTCTGGTTCTCAATATTAGGTATACTCGTTTCTCCAACTTGTACTTCATCTCCGACAATATTATTGTTaccaatatcatcaacatcaCCAACATTCATCTTATCTCTATTTTCTTCTAATCGTTCTCGAACTTTTTCCTTTTGGATGGTTCTCCTCAATACAAATTGCCACAAATCTTCCACGATTTCCTCGTCTAGTGGCTTTTTCAGGTAAATACAAGCTCCAATGTTCAAAGCCTTCATTGCTAAGAGGTCATTGTCTTCATCACATATAACTGCATAATTATTTCGGGAAGCTAGCATTAGAATTGAATTATCTTGTAAACATTATCTAAAGAGTTAATTTCACATATATTTACTGAACTTAATCCATTATAACATTGCTATTGTACAAAACAATTGTTTATCAtataactccaaaaaaaaaaaaaggatttaccACATATCACTTATTTTTGCTAAGTAATAAAAATCTATCCTTAATCCTATTTAACGATGATTATCAAATAACATAGCTACAGATTATTTAGCAACTAATTATGTggctaattctttttttttttttttgtattgtaaTTAAAACAACTAATTTTACCCACTACAATGATGAATCCATAAATGATATCCATGTCATATTTTAAACATTATGTGACTAGTTAATTTCATTATATTCACTAAATTTTATCATTATAATAGTAATTTGACAAAATAACAATTTATCATATACCAAAAATATAGAAATTAGTAACGAATAACTTTTGTGTCGCTAAACAACAAAAATCCATCGCTAACCCTTTTAACGATGAACTATAGAAATAATCATTTACCTACGAGCTATTTAGCAACATACAAATGATGAATTTCATagctaatttttttaaaatattatatcgATTAAAATAATTAACTTTACTCACTATAACAATAGATGTCATAAGTAGAAGAGTACTAGAATAAATACTTACACAATGAAACAACATTTAAGGCTACAGCTTGAGCCAAAAGTTGAAAAGAAAGTAGGTCGGGTGAATGGACGTTGAATATAATCACATcgattttttcctttcctttggaGAGTATTGACATTGCTGCCAAAGCCGTATCAACTATCGTAACTATATCAATGCACTTTGAAAGTTAGTgaataacaaaaaataaaattatattatcATGAGGGTCTGTTATTTTTCATGCacaaatttaattataaaatttcA
The nucleotide sequence above comes from Lycium barbarum isolate Lr01 chromosome 3, ASM1917538v2, whole genome shotgun sequence. Encoded proteins:
- the LOC132634327 gene encoding uncharacterized protein LOC132634327, which encodes MSEEENLQTVEGIDKPMTTPYYGLIKHIIRVMLIDHDKEFVDDRVDLLKSYGYKVTIVDTALAAMSILSKGKEKIDVIIFNVHSPDLLSFQLLAQAVALNVVSLFICDEDNDLLAMKALNIGACIYLKKPLDEEIVEDLWQFVLRRTIQKEKVRERLEENRDKMNVGDVDDIGNNNIVGDEVQVGETSIPNIENQSNNIEAENDVVSNGKYKLGRKRNRKSTKEINEGERQRSAINKSVRQKLRIEWTVDLHTKFMKAVQQLGEGSCYPKEILEMMNVPGLTRMQVASHLQKCRNDNWRVPKKRKSIRHPSGQRSSSGSKQISRLRRFGTMARLKTNVTNPQQQQQQCCLEIRRVPKFPFQPHNINNIFERGESSIQQLVYHPQLNVGPTYLSIDSPFNNPFLSAQNNVGCGLQQQQHSPLFEMLGPQGLQGPINGSTNYRPGLVFNDGYYHAQNDYKLNVNGYNVKTYSNSAMISDTDVGNATIINGLGVTNANFQQYMGEQNMSDPSNIFAASYPSDMEGGDSRKNENYDVYFDYNNMDYLFQNLKLPSDNLPSDQDSEFDQVYSGDQVAPTSSVEFPEIANFPHGSSIRSNAIRDYQ